From Nitratidesulfovibrio vulgaris str. Hildenborough, a single genomic window includes:
- a CDS encoding ferritin produces the protein MLSQRMNDALNEQVKWELYSSYMYLSMSSYFLDKGLAGFANWMRIQAQEELFHAMRFFDFIGERGGRAVLHPVDAPPAEWKNPLDAFTHTLEHERLVTSRINDLVNVAIEEKDHATNIFLQWFVTEQVEEEDSVNDVLNKLRLINGEGQGMLMLDKDLATRVFTPPTTA, from the coding sequence ATGCTCAGCCAGCGTATGAACGATGCCCTCAACGAACAGGTGAAATGGGAGCTCTATTCGAGCTATATGTATCTGTCGATGTCCTCCTATTTCCTGGATAAGGGCCTCGCCGGGTTTGCCAACTGGATGCGTATCCAGGCGCAGGAGGAACTTTTCCACGCCATGCGGTTCTTCGATTTCATCGGCGAAAGAGGCGGGCGGGCAGTCCTTCATCCTGTCGACGCGCCCCCCGCAGAATGGAAGAATCCGCTGGATGCCTTCACTCATACCCTTGAACATGAAAGGCTTGTCACCTCGCGTATCAACGACCTCGTCAACGTCGCCATTGAAGAGAAAGACCACGCCACGAACATCTTCCTTCAGTGGTTCGTGACCGAACAGGTCGAGGAAGAGGATAGCGTCAACGACGTCCTTAACAAGCTTCGCCTCATCAATGGCGAGGGGCAGGGCATGCTGATGCTCGACAAGGACCTTGCGACGCGCGTGTTCACTCCGCCGACGACGGCGTAG
- a CDS encoding 2-oxoacid:acceptor oxidoreductase subunit alpha — protein sequence MQQAPRSIVIGGEAGQGLVTIGDMLVRTLIRSGYGVLVAQHYMSRVRGGHNTYNIRVGAGDVLAPTDDVHVLVALDQRTVTEQGPRLGDGLLILDERLDPGSLNALRVPFAALAGRPLYENIAALGVLAALLGLERAPVDRLVGEAFHKKGDDVITRNLEVLEAAWRWASDHRAASEPLSAPEGPTGRMMLQGNEAIALGALAAGVKFCAFYPMTPATSVAQNLILHAERMGVVVEQAEDEIAAMNMVLGASYAGARALVPTSGGGFALMTEGVSLAGVMEQPVVIVLAQRPGPATGLPTRTEQADLDLALYAGHGEFPRVIFAPATPEDCFHLTYAAFDLAERFQIPAFVLTDQYLADSYRPVAPFDLDALPPLAEPDFSTDKGPEGDRYKRYELTKSGISPRRIPGFSKSLVLADCHEHTEQGYITEDAGLRIAMSDKRLRKGDGLRSMALPPRCFGDEAPDLLLACWGSSEGAVVEAAQRLRARGRKVGVLSFTQVWPLEPSQFLSRCGEASEVVCIEGNAIGQFSRLLRLGGVTVGRTLLRYDGRPFTPEWIVAHLTAGDSGTSHMQTAKGASA from the coding sequence ATGCAGCAGGCGCCTCGGAGCATTGTCATCGGTGGCGAAGCGGGGCAGGGGCTTGTGACCATCGGCGACATGCTGGTGCGCACACTTATCCGTAGTGGTTATGGAGTGCTGGTAGCCCAGCATTACATGTCGCGGGTGCGGGGAGGGCACAACACCTACAACATCCGGGTCGGTGCCGGAGATGTCCTTGCACCCACGGATGATGTGCATGTGCTCGTCGCGCTCGACCAGCGCACAGTCACGGAACAGGGACCCCGGCTGGGCGATGGGCTGCTCATCCTTGATGAACGTCTCGACCCGGGCTCCCTCAACGCCTTGCGTGTTCCGTTTGCGGCGCTTGCCGGGCGTCCCCTGTATGAGAATATTGCCGCTCTCGGCGTGCTCGCAGCCCTGCTGGGGCTGGAACGTGCCCCGGTCGACCGTCTGGTCGGGGAGGCTTTCCACAAGAAGGGCGATGACGTCATCACGCGCAACCTCGAGGTGCTTGAGGCCGCATGGCGATGGGCATCTGACCATCGTGCCGCATCCGAACCGTTATCCGCGCCGGAAGGGCCGACAGGTCGGATGATGCTGCAAGGGAATGAGGCCATCGCACTGGGGGCACTGGCAGCGGGCGTGAAGTTCTGCGCTTTCTATCCCATGACGCCAGCCACATCGGTCGCCCAGAATCTCATCCTTCATGCGGAGCGCATGGGAGTTGTCGTAGAGCAGGCCGAGGATGAAATCGCCGCCATGAACATGGTGCTCGGGGCCAGCTATGCTGGCGCGAGGGCGCTCGTGCCCACATCGGGCGGAGGGTTTGCGCTCATGACCGAGGGGGTGAGCCTTGCGGGTGTCATGGAACAGCCCGTGGTCATCGTGCTGGCGCAGCGGCCCGGCCCCGCGACGGGGTTGCCGACGCGCACCGAACAGGCAGACCTCGACCTCGCACTCTATGCGGGACACGGAGAGTTCCCCCGTGTCATCTTCGCCCCTGCGACGCCCGAAGATTGCTTCCACCTCACGTACGCGGCCTTCGACCTGGCAGAGCGCTTCCAGATTCCGGCCTTTGTGCTGACCGACCAGTATCTCGCTGATTCCTACAGGCCCGTTGCGCCCTTCGACCTTGACGCGCTGCCGCCGCTTGCCGAGCCTGATTTCTCCACGGACAAGGGGCCGGAGGGCGACAGGTACAAACGGTACGAATTGACCAAAAGCGGTATCTCTCCTCGTAGGATTCCGGGGTTCTCGAAATCCCTGGTACTGGCAGACTGTCATGAGCACACGGAACAGGGATACATCACGGAAGACGCCGGCTTGCGGATTGCCATGAGCGACAAGAGGCTTCGCAAAGGCGATGGACTGCGTTCCATGGCGCTGCCCCCAAGGTGTTTCGGGGATGAAGCGCCTGACTTGCTGCTCGCCTGCTGGGGTTCCAGTGAAGGTGCCGTGGTCGAGGCTGCACAGCGCTTGCGTGCCCGCGGGCGCAAGGTCGGGGTGCTTTCGTTCACACAGGTGTGGCCACTCGAACCTTCGCAGTTTCTTTCCCGGTGCGGGGAGGCCTCCGAGGTCGTGTGCATCGAGGGCAACGCCATAGGGCAGTTCTCTCGCCTGTTACGGCTTGGCGGAGTAACCGTCGGGCGTACGCTCCTTCGCTATGACGGCAGGCCGTTCACACCGGAATGGATCGTCGCGCATCTTACGGCAGGGGATTCGGGAACGTCACACATGCAGACCGCCAAAGGAGCCTCCGCATGA